The following are from one region of the Chitinivibrionales bacterium genome:
- a CDS encoding HAMP domain-containing protein yields MLRTRLFKFFGFLALIFGLLYAFIGVQVIRKQVIQRAENQVRSDLNAAWSVLNGEMNTIETVLKLIVDNSGFREQCSDGQFDDGELRRHLEGIRTRFNLDFLSILTPNGRVVLRSAPPYKVGDYFPADALIQKALKGQGVAGVTLFDPQTLDREYGDLSRRAFLEFEETPFARGSRKNNESRGMVLMSAVPVVYNNNVVAAVYGGVMMNRNKKIVDKIHETIYRNEKYKGTSTGSVTIFLNDCRITTTVRKDNGNRALGTRVSKEVAESVLDNGEPWLGRAFVVKDWYLTAYDPIYTVNNRIVGMLYVGILEQPFVDIVRMMIGRYALLSFAGLLVTLIAAYFLAARVAKPIHALAEASHTMREGQHPGRVEFKKCSTETRTLIDAFNNMADKLVERERKLKEANTSLVAVNKSYMETLGFISHELKTPLGSIMNYTFMLGEDKFGELNEKQKRAVKNIDLNTKRITEMVRHYLNLSRIENNELNPVLADVRINDEIVGSLIELMKLAAEEKSVTIQNNIPDECTVHADYNMTHEVFENLISNAIKYGNKDGCVTIDSQISDAVIEFRVRNTGDGIPEEYRNTIFDKFVRVNGMGMKKKGTGLGLFITQHIVKSHGGTISVNSEEGKWTEFVFTLPASKERLKRHEQRTLENC; encoded by the coding sequence ATGCTTCGTACTCGTTTATTTAAGTTTTTCGGTTTTCTGGCTTTGATTTTTGGTCTCCTGTATGCCTTTATTGGAGTGCAGGTTATCAGAAAGCAGGTAATTCAGCGCGCCGAAAATCAGGTGCGGTCGGACTTAAATGCAGCCTGGAGTGTTTTAAATGGCGAAATGAATACTATTGAAACGGTATTGAAGCTAATTGTCGACAACAGTGGTTTCAGAGAACAGTGCAGCGATGGTCAATTTGATGATGGTGAATTACGACGGCACCTTGAGGGGATACGCACGAGATTTAATTTGGATTTTCTAAGTATCCTTACGCCGAATGGAAGGGTTGTACTTAGAAGTGCGCCTCCCTATAAAGTTGGAGATTATTTTCCGGCCGATGCTTTGATACAGAAGGCATTAAAGGGGCAAGGCGTTGCCGGGGTTACGCTGTTTGATCCACAGACACTGGATCGGGAGTATGGGGATCTTTCCAGGAGAGCATTTCTGGAGTTTGAGGAAACACCATTTGCCCGCGGAAGCCGGAAGAATAACGAATCCAGGGGAATGGTTCTTATGAGCGCTGTGCCGGTTGTTTACAATAACAATGTTGTGGCGGCCGTGTATGGAGGCGTCATGATGAACCGTAACAAGAAAATTGTGGATAAAATTCATGAAACCATTTATCGCAATGAAAAATACAAAGGCACATCGACCGGTTCGGTGACCATATTTCTCAATGACTGCAGGATAACGACAACTGTTCGAAAGGATAATGGAAACCGGGCATTGGGAACGCGTGTTTCGAAAGAGGTGGCTGAAAGCGTTCTTGACAATGGTGAGCCATGGCTCGGCAGGGCGTTTGTTGTAAAGGATTGGTATTTGACTGCCTATGATCCGATATATACGGTCAACAACAGGATTGTCGGCATGTTGTACGTTGGTATACTGGAACAGCCGTTTGTTGATATTGTCCGCATGATGATTGGCCGTTATGCACTCCTTTCTTTTGCCGGCCTTCTGGTGACACTTATTGCAGCCTATTTTCTCGCTGCCCGGGTCGCTAAACCAATTCATGCACTGGCCGAGGCGTCGCATACAATGCGTGAAGGTCAACATCCGGGACGCGTTGAATTTAAAAAATGTTCTACCGAGACTCGTACGCTTATCGATGCTTTTAACAATATGGCAGATAAGCTTGTAGAGAGGGAACGCAAACTCAAAGAGGCCAATACATCGCTGGTTGCGGTTAATAAAAGTTACATGGAAACACTCGGCTTTATTTCCCATGAGCTGAAAACACCGTTGGGTTCCATTATGAATTACACATTTATGCTCGGAGAGGATAAATTCGGAGAGCTTAATGAAAAACAGAAACGGGCGGTAAAAAATATAGACCTTAACACAAAGCGAATTACCGAAATGGTACGGCATTATCTTAACTTGTCGAGAATAGAAAATAATGAGTTGAATCCTGTGCTCGCCGACGTGCGGATTAATGATGAAATCGTGGGGTCGCTGATAGAATTGATGAAATTGGCTGCCGAAGAGAAGAGTGTAACAATTCAAAACAATATTCCCGATGAATGTACGGTTCATGCGGACTACAATATGACTCATGAAGTATTTGAAAATCTTATCAGCAATGCGATAAAATACGGCAATAAAGACGGATGCGTAACGATCGATTCTCAGATCAGCGATGCAGTGATAGAATTCAGGGTTCGTAATACCGGTGATGGTATTCCTGAAGAGTATCGTAATACGATATTTGATAAATTTGTACGTGTCAATGGTATGGGGATGAAGAAAAAGGGAACCGGACTTGGTCTCTTTATAACACAGCATATAGTTAAGAGCCACGGAGGGACTATCTCTGTTAATTCCGAAGAGGGCAAATGGACTGAATTTGTTTTTACTTTGCCTGCAAGCAAAGAAAGGTTGAAAAGACATGAACAAAGAACCCTTGAAAATTGTTAA
- a CDS encoding NADH-quinone oxidoreductase subunit F, with protein sequence MQHVDGFSSTRRIIGLCTGKACGNERADTLFTYCAARIEAANLSEELMVTRMDCRGKCDAGPVMHVYPDNVIYSGLTKEMIDRIVEEHLKNEKIVADYAMSMDKISNRFIPFFGNIHFFGKQLRMTLRNCGVIDPEAIDEYLSVNGYEAAAQALASEDPEMIIEKVKSAGLKGRGGGGFLTAQKWSFAAKQDADEKFLICNADEGDPGAFMDRSTIEGDPHTIIEGMIIAGYAIGATKGFIYTRVEYPLAIKRLEMAIKSAREYGFLGKNIFGTGWDFDVEVRLGAGAFVCGEETALIKSIEGYRGEPKPRPPFPTDRGLWNKPTVINNVETFANVPVALLDGESWFNSIGTPQSKGTKVFALAGAVRHTGLIEVPMGTTLHEVIYTVGGGIPENKKFKAVQIGGPAGGCLPESFLETPVDYDSLKQAGAMMGSGGMIVMDESTCMVDVARFFLEFMAEESCGQCTPCRAGTTIMLEILDSITKGKATMSDLDKLEEIAKVTANASLCGLGKGAPNPVLSTLSHFRHEYEEHIVNKRCSAGVCKSLTSYIIDREKCVGCTACARVCPVKCIVGAKKMPHEIINEICVKCGSCYDICKFNAVQKDVGPFEKENKTWRTVKQKMTA encoded by the coding sequence ATGCAGCATGTTGATGGATTCAGTTCGACGCGCCGAATCATTGGCCTTTGCACGGGGAAGGCATGCGGTAATGAACGTGCCGACACACTGTTCACCTACTGCGCGGCTCGTATTGAAGCGGCGAATTTGAGTGAAGAATTAATGGTAACCAGGATGGATTGTCGTGGTAAATGCGACGCCGGACCGGTTATGCATGTTTATCCTGATAATGTAATATACAGTGGCTTGACCAAAGAGATGATTGATCGTATTGTGGAAGAGCACTTGAAAAATGAAAAAATTGTGGCCGACTATGCAATGTCGATGGATAAGATTTCGAATCGGTTTATACCCTTTTTCGGAAACATTCACTTTTTCGGAAAGCAGCTTCGAATGACTCTTCGGAATTGCGGTGTTATTGATCCTGAGGCGATTGATGAATATCTGTCGGTAAACGGATATGAAGCCGCGGCGCAGGCTCTGGCATCCGAAGATCCGGAAATGATCATAGAAAAGGTTAAATCGGCTGGTCTGAAGGGTCGTGGCGGCGGCGGGTTTTTAACCGCCCAGAAGTGGTCCTTTGCCGCAAAGCAGGATGCGGATGAAAAGTTTCTGATATGTAATGCCGATGAAGGGGATCCCGGGGCCTTTATGGATCGAAGCACAATAGAAGGCGATCCTCACACGATTATTGAGGGGATGATAATTGCCGGGTATGCAATTGGAGCGACAAAAGGGTTTATTTACACCAGGGTTGAATATCCCCTGGCGATCAAACGACTTGAAATGGCGATTAAGAGTGCCCGAGAGTATGGTTTTCTGGGTAAAAACATTTTCGGCACCGGATGGGATTTTGATGTTGAAGTCCGTCTCGGTGCGGGAGCATTCGTGTGCGGGGAAGAGACGGCGCTTATAAAGTCGATTGAAGGATATCGTGGAGAACCCAAGCCGCGGCCGCCTTTCCCCACCGATAGAGGATTGTGGAATAAGCCGACGGTGATAAATAATGTTGAGACATTTGCCAATGTTCCAGTTGCACTTCTGGATGGTGAGAGCTGGTTTAATTCGATTGGGACGCCGCAAAGTAAGGGAACAAAGGTTTTTGCCCTGGCCGGTGCGGTCCGGCATACCGGGCTTATCGAGGTGCCGATGGGCACAACGCTTCATGAAGTAATCTACACGGTTGGTGGCGGAATACCGGAAAACAAAAAATTCAAAGCGGTTCAGATCGGCGGTCCGGCAGGTGGGTGTCTTCCTGAATCCTTTCTCGAAACACCGGTCGATTACGATTCACTCAAACAGGCCGGGGCAATGATGGGCAGCGGGGGGATGATCGTTATGGATGAGAGCACCTGCATGGTGGATGTCGCCCGGTTTTTTCTCGAGTTTATGGCTGAAGAGTCGTGCGGACAGTGTACCCCCTGTCGAGCCGGGACTACTATCATGCTGGAAATTCTGGATTCGATTACAAAAGGAAAGGCCACTATGAGCGATCTTGATAAGCTTGAAGAGATCGCAAAGGTGACGGCAAACGCTTCGCTCTGTGGACTGGGTAAAGGTGCGCCTAATCCTGTACTCAGCACACTCAGCCATTTTCGCCATGAGTACGAAGAACACATCGTTAATAAGAGGTGCTCGGCAGGAGTATGTAAAAGCTTAACTTCCTATATCATCGATAGGGAGAAATGTGTCGGATGTACCGCCTGTGCCCGTGTCTGTCCTGTGAAGTGTATTGTCGGAGCGAAAAAGATGCCCCATGAGATAATCAATGAAATCTGCGTAAAATGCGGTAGTTGTTATGATATATGCAAATTCAATGCTGTACAAAAGGATGTTGGGCCTTTTGAAAAGGAGAATAAGACATGGAGAACTGTAAAACAAAAAATGACAGCGTAA
- the nuoE gene encoding NADH-quinone oxidoreductase subunit NuoE, giving the protein MENCKTKNDSVTRAALPRKVEEFVRQCCNELRPRSYLIPILHQLQEEEGYLREDQMATVASLLGVTLSEVMGVATFYHYFTLKPKGKHTISICLGTACHVKGAGKIVKKLVDLIGIKEGETSKDDLFSIESARCVGMCALAPVMIIDERVYGNVQPDELEEILGEYGFKGGR; this is encoded by the coding sequence ATGGAGAACTGTAAAACAAAAAATGACAGCGTAACACGTGCGGCGCTGCCGCGGAAGGTTGAGGAATTCGTTCGTCAATGCTGTAACGAACTCCGGCCAAGAAGTTATCTCATACCGATACTCCATCAATTGCAGGAGGAAGAGGGATATCTGCGTGAAGATCAGATGGCAACAGTCGCCTCCTTGCTTGGTGTTACCCTGTCGGAAGTAATGGGTGTTGCCACGTTCTATCACTATTTTACCCTGAAGCCGAAAGGGAAGCATACGATTTCCATCTGTCTGGGGACGGCATGCCATGTGAAAGGTGCGGGAAAAATAGTGAAGAAGCTTGTGGATTTAATCGGAATCAAGGAGGGTGAAACCAGCAAGGATGACTTATTCTCCATCGAATCCGCCCGCTGCGTAGGAATGTGCGCACTTGCTCCGGTGATGATTATCGATGAGCGGGTATATGGCAATGTACAACCGGATGAACTGGAAGAAATCCTCGGAGAATACGGGTTCAAAGGAGGCAGGTAA
- a CDS encoding response regulator: MEPKKKIVLIDDDEDFIASVAELLEAFDYEVFSAFNGSDGLALAVNERPDLIILDVMMTYETEGFDIARKIRTKPELKSTKVLLVSGIVSEKRLPSLLKPDVQWLPVERILEKPIEPSKLIGEVEKLLDE; encoded by the coding sequence ATGGAGCCGAAGAAGAAGATAGTTCTTATCGATGATGATGAAGACTTCATTGCTTCAGTGGCCGAACTTCTGGAAGCATTTGATTACGAGGTATTCTCGGCATTCAACGGTAGTGACGGTCTGGCGCTGGCGGTTAATGAGCGCCCCGATTTAATTATTCTTGATGTTATGATGACCTATGAGACTGAAGGTTTTGATATTGCCCGTAAGATACGTACTAAACCCGAGTTGAAATCGACAAAGGTATTACTGGTAAGCGGAATTGTGTCCGAAAAAAGACTGCCCTCATTATTAAAACCGGATGTACAATGGCTCCCTGTCGAAAGGATACTCGAAAAACCGATCGAACCGTCAAAACTCATTGGTGAAGTTGAAAAATTGCTTGATGAATGA
- a CDS encoding response regulator, producing MKDVNKTILLVDDDVAFVHSVIDLLEAEGYRILSAHNGTDGMALAKKEKPDLVMLDVMMDYNTEGFEVSRELKKHCSLNAVPVVLVTGICREMNLPFRFEADDKFLPVNKIVEKPVAPKKLLELVATLLNNDTPTHQHTKGGCHE from the coding sequence ATGAAAGATGTAAATAAAACAATATTACTCGTAGATGATGATGTTGCGTTTGTTCATAGTGTTATAGACCTTCTTGAAGCTGAAGGCTACAGGATTCTGAGCGCCCATAATGGCACCGACGGAATGGCGCTGGCTAAAAAAGAAAAGCCGGATCTGGTTATGCTTGATGTGATGATGGATTATAACACCGAAGGGTTCGAGGTGAGTAGAGAGTTGAAAAAGCATTGCAGTTTAAATGCGGTCCCTGTTGTGCTGGTGACCGGGATCTGCCGTGAAATGAACCTCCCCTTTCGTTTTGAAGCTGATGACAAATTTCTTCCGGTAAATAAAATTGTCGAAAAGCCGGTTGCCCCAAAAAAGCTTTTGGAGCTTGTGGCTACATTACTTAACAACGATACACCCACACACCAACACACAAAAGGAGGTTGTCATGAATAA
- a CDS encoding response regulator codes for MNKKALVIDDDAEYRASVKDLLAANGYTVVTAEDGRVGYEEAVAQKPDVILLDVMMEDCSAGLDTVKKLRDGAETANIPVMLITGIHKGNFLLSSYAPDEKFPNVKGVYEKPVKPEELVENLTKVAA; via the coding sequence ATGAATAAAAAAGCTTTGGTTATTGATGATGATGCTGAATACAGAGCATCGGTGAAGGACCTGCTTGCCGCCAACGGTTACACGGTTGTGACTGCTGAAGACGGTCGGGTAGGGTATGAAGAAGCTGTTGCTCAGAAACCCGATGTAATCCTGCTCGATGTCATGATGGAAGACTGCAGTGCCGGACTCGATACGGTAAAGAAGCTTCGTGACGGAGCTGAAACTGCAAATATTCCGGTTATGCTGATCACGGGGATTCATAAAGGCAATTTTCTTCTCAGCAGCTATGCTCCTGACGAGAAGTTTCCAAATGTAAAAGGTGTTTATGAAAAGCCGGTCAAACCCGAAGAGCTGGTTGAAAATCTTACCAAAGTTGCCGCATAA